The Vicia villosa cultivar HV-30 ecotype Madison, WI linkage group LG1, Vvil1.0, whole genome shotgun sequence genome includes a region encoding these proteins:
- the LOC131605822 gene encoding uncharacterized protein LOC131605822, translating to MTPLSSCRKLHHNSLPEKHSTNVVDRRYVSTSLTSKMQTSSNDSILRPPKLLLKVTIENSLGAIQVLMLSEDTVEDLIKAALVFYEKEKRRPILKNYDPKSYDLHYSKFTFQSLKRDEKLLGLESRNFFLCSKPLVSSCTQKENMAMDSAFPWMVLVPFLL from the exons ATGACTCCATTAAGTTCCTGTCGTAAACTCCACCATAACTCACTTCCAGAAAAACACTCCACCAACGTAGTTGATCGCCGATATGTCTCGACTTCTCTAACATCGAAAATGCAAACTAGTAGTAATGACTCTATTCTTCGGCCACCGAAACTGCTACTGAAGGTGACAATCGAGAACAGCTTGGGTGCAATACAGGTGCTGATGTTGTCTGAGGACACAGTTGAAGATTTGATAAAGGCAGCGTTGGTGTTTTATGAGAAGGAAAAGAGGAGGCCTATTTTGAAGAACTATGATCCAAAGTCTTATGACCTTCACTACTCCAAATTCACTTTCCAAA GTTTGAAGCGGGACGAGAAGTTATTAGGGTTGGAGTCAAGGAATTTCTTTCTCTGCTCAAAGCCACTCGTTTCTTCATGTACTCAGAAAGAGAACATGGCAATGGATTCGGCATTTCCTTGGATGGTTTTAGTCCCCTTCCTACTGTAA
- the LOC131632860 gene encoding uncharacterized protein LOC131632860: protein MENPLLGFVSPSATVLGNSTPANTEKSKAEVDLQERSTKKLKEGKGGLIEKGVSFRDALAGRNGEEMDEKSKSSRGGVGESEVEWGEIRVEEELIGGYECPNFIFSEKEEKRIQRPWKRCVIVKLLEKRIGYKALENRLNQMWVRKGIISIIDLSNDYYLVAFSHEDDKKAAMANNPWFIYNHYLTVKDWRPNFQPEIDTNNKVAVWVRISGLPIEYYDTRALSVFGDRISRTVKLDKTTIKQERQICSDMCFC, encoded by the coding sequence ATGGAAAACCCTCTGCTTGGGTTTGTTAGCCCCTCCGCTACGGTGCTAGGGAATTCAACTCCGGCTAACACGGAAAAAAGCAAGGCTGAAGTTGACCTTCAAGAGAGGAGTACCAAGAAATTAAAGGAAGGGAAAGGTGGCTTGATTGAGAAAGGTGTCTCATTCAGAGACGCCCTGGCTGGGAGGAACGGAGAAGAAATGGATGAGAAAAGCAAAAGCAGTCGGGGTGGTGTAGGAGAGTCAGAGGTTGAGTGGGGGGAAATCCGAGTGGAGGAAGAACTGATAGGTGGTTATGAGTGTCCTAACTTCATCTTTTCGGAGAAGGAAGAGAAGCGTATTCAAAGACCTTGGAAGAGATGTGTTATAGTCAAATTGTTGGAAAAAAGAATTGGATACAAGGCACTGGAAAACAGGTTGAATCAAATGTGGGTTCGTAAAGGCATTATTAGTATCATTGATCTTAGCAATGATTACTATTTGGTGGCCTTCTCACATGAAGATGATAAGAAAGCGGCAATGGCAAACAATCCGTGGTTTATCTACAATCATTACCTAACAGTGAAAGACTGGAGGCCAAACTTCCAACCGGAGATTGATACTAATAATAAAGTGGCAGTGTGGGTTAGAATTTCGGGTCTCCCGATTGAATATTATGATACGAGGGCACTCTCTGTTTTTGGAGATCGTATCAGTCGTACAGTGAAATTGGATAAAACTACTATCAAGCAAGAGAGGCAAATATGCTCGGATATGTGTTTCTGTTAA